TTGATGCGTGTGAAATGTGTCATTTGTGACAACATTGAAAATATAGACAGCTATTGTTTACAGGCGAAGAGATTAAGAAATCGTAGAATCCACACTTATATGTGCCCTGACTGCCATGAACGAATAGCAGAAAAAACAAAGCAGCGCCTTGCTACTGGAAAATTTACGTTTAATCGTGAGCGGAAAGCTGAAAAACATTTATTATAAAAAATACCCCGGCATTCTATTGCCGGGGTTCACTTTTGTTAAGTTTCCTTGCTTTCTTGTCTTCCCTGACGTTCTTTATGCAGTCGTATTCTATAGAGCCCAAGAATACAAGCAGCTATAAACAGACTTTCAGGGAGAGGGAGATTTAATCCTAATACTAGAGTAATGATAAATGTACCTATCACAAGGACAGCATAAACTACAATAGTTTGAAGCAGCGGAAGCTTTCGAGCGAATCCTAATTTAAAGGTGATCGCTGTCAGCACGACGGTCGTTAAGTATAGTAAAAGAAAGGATCGAATTAACAATGCAACTTGATGATCGTTGTTTAAATCCACTTCATTCCCAAGGCCTCTAAAGAAGAAGTCTGCTACCGGCCATAAATCAGTAGGCACCTGGATGGTGGGTAAATCGTTCATGTCCTGCCTCCTCCATTCATTCCTGGGTTTAATGATACTAAATTGTCCAGGAATATGCTACCCTCTCTTCAAGGCTGAAAGAAGCCGTACAGTTTAATTATTTTCACCTATCCCTTATAATAGGGGAGGAATAGAGGTGTTCGTAATGAATAAATTTCAATGGGACATGGCAATCTTAGCTCTGTTCGCTATCTTATCCTTCACTTCCGTTGGATTTGCAATCGGTCAGCACATATTCTGGCTTGCCGGTTCCCTGTTCCTCCTCGGATTTGTTTTCATGGGAGTAGGGTTTAAAAGAAAGCGCAGACGTCAGCAAACGTGAAACAAGCGGCCAATTTATGGCCGCTTGTTATTTTTTAAGGGTGACATATTCAGAAATGATTTCTTCATGAATATTGGCTCGAGAAGCTAACAAAGTCGTCTTTGTTAACATGTCCAGGTCCTTTCCATCAGCCCTCGCTACCGTCCCCCCAGCTTCTTTAATGAGGATGATTCCTGCAGCAATGTCCCAAGGCATTAAACTCATCGTAAGGTATCCGTCAATAATCCCTTCTGCTACATAGGCAAGTTCCAAGGCAGCAGAACCATAAGATCTTGTACTGCGGAGATGTTTAATCAGCTTTTGCATCCCTTGATGATCCACATGTGGGTTTTCCGGAAGAAGCCAAGTCGTGTTAAATGCAAGAATGGATTCATGCAGCGGACGTTCCGCATTTAATTGCGGTAAATCCTTCCCATTCTTTTTAGCTCCCTCTCCTTTTTTGGCAGAGTAAAGGATGTCGTCCATGACATCATAAATAAAACCAATTTCACCCTCTCCCTCTACATAAATGCCGACAGATATAGCAAAATTACGCTTCTGGTGAACGAAATTCATGGTTCCATCAATAGGGTCAACAATCCATACCGTTCCTGCTAAATCCTCAATTTCGTCTCCTAATCCTTCTTCTCCAAATAATAAATGGTCGGGATAAGTTTCTTTAATTTTCTCAGCAAAGAACTGTTCCGTATTACGATCCATTTCTGTAACTAAATCATTAGGATTTGATTTTGTCTCAATTGATCGAGGATCGTCGATTTTCTCTCTAATCCTCTCACCAGCTTCCAGCATCCACTCTTGCGCTTGCTCAAATAGTTCCTGTCTCAATTGTTTATCCATAAATACGGACTCCTTTTTATAAGTTCAAACTTTATCGTATCAAAATGTTTTCATGATTGCACTTAATCAAAACAAAAAAAGAGCAACTTAATCGTTGCCCTTAAATTTATGACCATTCAATCAACTGTTTACGAAGTTCCGACAGTCTCTTTTTACTAGCTTCCATCTGCTCCCTGTCTTCGGCGAGCATTGCATCATGCAATGTAACCAATTCGTAATCAATTTCCATGCGGATTACTGGGAGCTTCTCTTCGGCTTCACGTTTACGCAGCGCTTCCATGACATGCTTCATTGCCTTTCCCTCCCTCAAAAAATCCTTAATTATATATATGTGCAAAGTCCGGAAGAAGTTTCGATTAGATTACTTATATGTAACCCATTTTCATATAAATCAAACCATTGGTACACATTACTTAGAGGACGGTTTATGGTATGATACACTTTCTGTGTACAAAGGAGTTGATGTTATGACAAAATTCGAAGGCTTTTCCCATAAAGACTTTGAAGTATTTTCAATACCCGGGCTTGAAGAACGCATGAAAGTACTTAAAGAACAGATTTCTCCGAAGCTTGAAGCGTTAGGTCTTGAACTTGCCCCCGACCTCTCTGCCTTCACTGGGGACGAAATGTTTGTTCATGTAGCAAGACATGCCCGCCGGAGCAAAAACCCCCCAATGATACTTGGGCGGCCATCGCTGCGGATAAACGAGGTTACAAAAAGCTCCCTCATTTTCAAATAGGCTTGTGGGAGACTCACGTTTTCATCTGGTTTGCTGTGATCTATGAAAATCCAAACAAAGAAGACTATGGCAAGGCTTTACAGCAGCATAAAAAAGAAATACTTGACCATATTCCCAATGAATTCGTTTGGTCGCTCGACCATACGAAGCCGGAAACCATCCCCCATCATGATGTGGATGAGGAGCAATTTCAAAAGATGACAGATCGTTTGCAAAATGTTAAAAAAGCGGAATTGCTGTGTGGGTTGACGATTGATAAAAACGATGGGCGTCTGAAAAGTCATGACGCCTTTTTAGAAGCATGCAGGAATACTTTTCAAAAACTCTCAACCTTATATCCGTACGCTAAAAAATAAACTCTTGGCTTGCACTGAATACACCAAATTTACTCATGTGAAATGTCCTTAATCACTGGACAAGACGATCATTTCATTCACCATAAAAAGGAAGGAAACTAAATGGTTTCCTTCCTTTTCAGCTTGTAGAGAAACCCCGTGTTTTTCTACAAATTTTTTTCTTACCGAAAGGAGCGATAGCCCCTTCCCTTTCCGCGGACGAGCGCCCGATCTTCCTCGCGAAACCCACGTTCGGCGATCTCGGCTCACTCGTTCTTCTTCAGGAGTGGAAGAGAGCTCGCTCCTTGATATTCATGAAAGACAAAAAAAGACTCTCCTTCACCTAGCTCACCCTAGCTAGATGGAGGGCAACCTTTTATGAAGGACGTCCATTGGCTTCAGAGTAGTAGGAACGGACTTTTTTTAGGAATAAATGAAAAGTAGTGTAACAAATTAACGCAGTGAAAAATAAGAACTGCCGAGAAACTTTCTCGACAGTCTGAGGAAGGAGACTAAATTGGTTTCCTCCCTTTTTCTTAATTCATCTTAATTTTTTCTTCTTGAGCAGAGCTTCTTGCTTTCTTTACAGTGTGGTAACAAGAATACCCTGATTCTTTTTCAAATTGGTTACACAGCTTCTTTTCTTCACTCTTAGAGGGCACAATCTGTTTAAAACGCGTATAAGCAAGAAGAAGTTCTTCCCGCTTAACCGATTTTTCATAAGCCTGTTCTACGAGCGTATAAAAATTTACTACATCTACAATTTCTTCTTTAGACCAAAAGGTTTCATCAATAGGATAACGGTAATTCACGGTCATCCTCCCTTCTAACTCCAGGAATGTCTGATTTGTTCTGCTTCCTTGATCATACGTGTTAACAACTCTTCTACAGAAGGGATATCATGAATACGGCCTGCTATCTGCCCGGCCCATGCAAACCCTTCCTCTGTAATTCCTTCATATATATATTTCTGGTTGGCTTTTCCACTGATATAGTTTTTTAACCGGTCGTAGCCCGGTTCATCTTTTTCAAGTTCTAAAATCTTGTCTGTCCAAGTATTCTTCAGTGCCCTGGCTGGAGCACGTAACGAACGCTTGATCACAGAGGTCGAATTTTCGTCCGCCTGGATTAGAGCCTGCTTGTAGGCACCATGGGCGTGAATGCATTCTTCTGTAGCAATAAACCTCGTTCCCATTTCTACCCCTTCCGCTCCTAACGCCAATGCAGCCATCAAGCCTTTTCCATCACCAATCCCTCCAGATGCAATCACTGGAATGGACACAGCTTCTGCTACTTGCGGAGTGAGGACAAACGTTCCTATATCATCTCTCCCTATGTGGCCGCCTCCTTCATGTCCGACAACCATCACTGCATCAGCACCTAATTCTTCCGCTTTTTTTGCCTGCCGTTTGGCTGCCACCAGCACTAAACATTTAATATCTGTTTCTTTAAGCATCTCTAACACAGGTTTAGGATTGCCCCCGGTCACAGATACGACAGGCACTTGTTCCTGAATGGCTGTTTCAACCATCTTCTCAAACGGCCTTCCATGCTGACCAATAGCAAAGTTCACTCCGAATGGACGATCTGTAGAATTTTTAACTTTTTTTATCTCTTCTTTGAGCTGATCAGGGGTTTCCATACTCATGGCGGTAATTTGTCCCAATCCGCCGGCATTGGACACCGCAGAAGCAAGTTCTGAATAAGCCAAATGGGCAAGTCCTCCCTGAATAATAGGATATGTAATGTTTAATAATTCAGTAACACGTGTATTCCATTTCATAGGATCCCTCCTCTCTGTCATTTTACATGACTTACAGAAACTTTCACATAATGCTGGCTAAGAAAGAAGTACACTGCTATAATTCAATTGTTTTTAATGAAAGTAAAGAGGTGCAGTTATGAACCAAAATGAAACTCCTTTATTCACGGGATTAAAAAAACACGTTGAAAAACAGCCTGTCCAATTCCACATTCCCGGCCATAAAGCCGGAAAAGGAATGGATGAAGAATTCAGGCATTTTATTGGCAAAAATGCGCTTTCCATAGATTTAATAAATATCGAGCCTTTGGATGACCTTCATCATCCTCATGGCATGATTCACCAAGCCCAAAAGCTTGCAGCAGAAGCTTACGGTGCTGATTATACATTCTTTTCCGTTCAAGGAACATCAGGAGCCATCATGACGATGATCATGAGCGTATGCCATCCAGGAGATAAAATTATCGTCCCGAGAAATGTCCACAAATCTATTACAACTGCCATTATTTTTTCAGGGGCCACCCCGGTGTTTATCCATCCAGAACTGGACAAAAAGCTGGGTATTTCTCATGGAATAACGCCTAAAGCTGTAAAAAAAGCTTGTGAAGCTCATCCAGATGCAAAAGCTGTGCTCGTTATTAACCCTACTTACTTTGGCATAAGTGCGGATTTGAAAAAAATTGTTACTATTGCTCATTCCTATTCGATTCCTGTCCTTGTAGACGAAGCGCACGGTGTTCACATTCATTTTCATGATCGGCTCCCTCTCTCAGCCATGCAAGCTGGAGCTGATCTAGCTGCCACAAGTGTGCATAAGCTGGGCGGGTCTTTAACTCAAAGCTCTGTACTTAATTTAAGAGAGGGACTTGTCTCACATGAACGTGTTCAAGCAGTGCTTTCCATGCTTACAACGACCTCTACTTCCTATATTCTATTGGCTTCTCTAGATACTGCAAGAAGAAACCTTGCTATTAACGGCAGACATTTATTAGAGGAAACCCTTGCTTTAGCAGATTATGCTCGGAAAAAAATTAACCAAATCCCCCACTTGCATTGTCCAGGCACCGATCTTCTAGAAACGGAAGCCACTTATGGATTTGATCCGACTAAATTAATTGTTTCCGTAAGAGAACTGGGACTTACCGGGTATGATGTGGAGGTTTGGCTGCGGGAGAACTATTCAATCGAAGTGGAACTTTCCGATTTGTATAACATATTGTGTCTCTGTACACCAGGGGATCGCACAAAAGACATTGATCTCTTAATTCATGCTCTTCAGCAGCTGGCTGAAACAAAACGAACGAACTACACCCTTCAGCCCCTGAAAGTTACAGTCCCGGAGATTCCGTTATTATCAATGTCGCCCCGGGAAGCTTTTTATTCTTCCACAGAAGTGATCGATTTGAGAAAAGCTGCCGGAAGAATTAGTGCTGAATTTGTCATGGTTTATCCGCCGGGAATACCGATTTTTATTCCTGGAGAAATCATTACCGAAGATAATATTACGTACATTCATGAAAATATAGAAGCTGGACTGCCCGTACAAGGGCCTGAAGATGACACCTTGGAGACCATTCAAGTTATTAAAGAATACCGTGCTTTTCAATGATTGATATAGACCGCCATGTATCCTCCACAACTATTCCTGGGGAAACAGACCGTCATCCCTTTCCATAATGACTTCATTTCCCTTTTGATGACTTTAAGCTTGGAGAGAAATCTGATGGTGTTTCTACATTTGCCCATCTAAAAATGTAGAACGGAAAAGACTCTCCTCCCTAGCGAGCTAGAGGGAGGAGAGTCTTTTTAGAGAATAAGGCCAGGTCGTGCCAGTTTTCAAACATGTGGTCTTTGTACACACGCATTCCCCTTTGGTTTTGGTTCACTGCACAAGGGGGTAATGGACAGCTTTGCATGGATGAGGACCGATTTTTATCTCTGGCATTCACTCCGGTCGTATCCAGCATAATTGATCACTCATAATCCCCATTCATGTTAACGATCTTTTCTAAAATAAGGCACCTGCTTAGAAAGTTATATACAGATATGGCACTTTCCTAACAGCTTAAAAGCCGCCTTCATAGGCGGCTTTGCTCAAATGGCTATTCTTTATCAGAGTTACAGGAAGGACAGGTGCTGTAGAGAGTAGAAACTTTTTCATCCTCATAATGCTCGATGACTCTTTGGCAGTCTTGACAAACGATTGTACCCATTAACATCCCACTCCTTTAATTTTGTAATCGGTTTCAATATAACCTTATTTTAATATGTCACATTGGTTTTTTCAAGCCCAAAAGTATAACATTTTTAAAAAGAGGTTATACTAATTGTCTTGTTAATTATTTTACTATATGTGTCTGACGTTACGTTTAATTCATAAAAAAACTGACGGATCGATTTCCGTCAGTTTTTTGCTTATGGTGTTTTAATTAAATGAGGATCAAGTAACTCATACCCTTTATTTCTCAACCCTTTAATAATTCTTGGAAGCGCTTTTGCAGTCCAATCCCTGTCATGCATCAAAAGATTGGATCCGTTGGCAAGCAGAGGAGTATTCACCATAATATCTGCGATCTTATCTGCATCCATATACTCCTTATTCCAATCATATCCGTATGTCCAATTCATAATCAGCATGTTCTCTTCTGCAGCAAGCTTTTTAGAATAGTCGGTGTTCTCCCCAAAAGGAGCGCGGAAGAATTTTGGGCGCTCCCCTATGATTTTTTCAATTTTATCATTTAACGCTACGATTTCTTTTTTTTGTTCTTCTTTAGTCAAACTCGGTAGAGATGAATGGGTTTCCGTATGGTTGCCAATCATGAACCCCATCTCATGAATTTTTTTCAGTTTTTCTTTTCCTTCCGGAGTATTAATAAAGTGACCGTTTACGAAAAATATGGCTGGAGCATTAAATTTCTTTAAAGTTTCTGCCATTTGAACAGCATGTTCATCTGGTGCATCATCAAATGTCAGTAATGCAACTTTTGGGTTGGCGTCATCGATCGGTTTAAAAAACCAGTTTTCATTTATTTGATACTCAGGCTCAGGAGTTTTCTTTTCGGAATCTTTATTTTCAGCCTGCTGATCCTCCGAATCTTTATTTGCTTCCTTACTTTCATCTGCCTTCTCTGCCTCGTGATCCTTATTCGTATTCGAAGCTACCTCTGTATCCGGTTCCTCATTCGTCTTGGTTTCCTTTCCTTTGCCGCCTGCATTGCTGCATGCGCCTAAAATAAGCAAGAGAACAATGAGGCCGATCCATTTCTTCATGAGTGTCCCTCCAACTGTTATGTATTTCCATCTCCTCCATTATAAATAGAAACCACTCAGAATTTCACTATCGTTTTTTCACTTTTTATTATATAATATGAAATTGTGACTTATTAACTATTCAACAATTAGGTGATCCCAATGATTCATTCGCTGAGACGATTTAAATTATTAGGAGGACGAACCTTAAAAACCGGTATCTCCGTTTTTTTAACAGCTCTCATCTGTGGCTTTTTTAATCTTCCAATTATTTTCGCGGTCATCACAGCGATCGTTACAGTTGAACATACAGCTGCTGACTCTCTTAAAAAAGCGCTGGTACGGTTTCCTGCTTCGGCAATTGGGGCTTTACTTGCCACCTCCTTTTATGGCATTTTAGGTAAAGGCGCTCTAACCTTTGCCTTAGCAGCTATGGTAACGATTGCCGTGTGCCATAAACTCAAACTGGATGCAGGAATTCTTGTTGCGACCATTACAGCTACAGCAATGATTCCTGAGTTTCATGAACATTACATTGTTTCGTTCTTCACAAGATTGGGTACTACGTCTATTGGAATAGTCGTTTCAACTCTTGTGAATTTTTTCCTTCTTCCACCCAATTATTCTCCGATGATTTACAAAAACATTAATGACCTGTACAATCATGCTGGTGTTCTTCTCCAGCGAATAATTTCAGACACGATTGCAGAATCTAAAGAGAAAAACAGGGGAATACAGAGATCATATCGTCAATTGACTGCTCATCTGGAACGAACCTATCAGCTTTCACAGTTTCAACGAGAAGAATGGAAATACCACCGCCATACAAAGGAAGAGATGCGGGCGTTTCAGTTTGCCCAGAAGAAGCTGGGAGCTTTACAGCAGATTGTTTACCATTTGGGAAACTTGCAGTACGTTCGCGTTGATCACACCGATTTCAATGAGCAAGAGAAGGAATTATTGAAACTTTTAACGGATTATTACGTCCAAGTGCTTCAAGACCCAACCCACGCAATTTGCGAAGGACAATTCCAAAGAGTTGAAAAATTAGACGAGCTATTCTGGAAATGGAAGGAAGAACACGTGGAGAAACAATCCAAATTCCGTCATCAACTGCCGCCTCAGACCATTCTCATGTACGAGCTGCTTTGTTTTCATGATGTGCTAGAGGAGCTGCACAGCATGTCTAAAAGCCAGCATAGAATGGTAGAAGAATGCTACAAACCTTCTGCTGAGCGGTAAATTCGAAGAAAGGATGATACAATGCAGCAAGTTACACGTGTGTTTTACATTTCAGTTGTTGTAGCATTTCTATTTATTATTTGGGGAATTATTCCAAAAGATGTGCTGCCTACTTGGAATTTATCAAATGTCACCACGAATATACAAGGATTTTTAACAGATAAGTTTGGCTGGTTCTATCTCCTATCAGCTACCGGCTTTTTAGTGTTTGCCATTTACTTAATATTTTCTAAATACGGAAAGCTTAAATTAGGTAAACCGGATGATGAACCAGACTACCCGTATATTACTTGGTTTGCGATGCTATTTAGTGCCGGTATGGGTATCGGTTTGGTTTTCTGGGGAGCTGCAGAACCACTTTCACACTTCCACGAGCCGCCTATTGCCTCTCAGGAGCCAATGAGTGAAGCTGCTGCCCAGTCGGCTATGAAATACAGCTTTTTCCACTGGGGATTCCATCCTTGGGCAATCTACGCTATTCTCGCACTTGCGCTTGCTTATTTTAAGTTTAGAAAAAATGCCCCGGGAGTGATTAGTGCAGCTCTGACGCCTATTTTAGGTGAGAAGCGGGTGAAAGGACCTATAGGTACACTCGTAGACTTTATCGCAGTCTTTGCTACCATTTTTGGAGTTGCTACATCACTTGGTTTGGGAGCATTGCAAATATCCAGTGGACTCGCATTTACCATCCCTGGATTGGAAGATAATTTCACCCTAGAGTTGATTATCATTGCCGTAGTTACTGTTTTGTTTATGGTTTCGGCAATGACCGGACTTGATAAAGGAATTAAATATCTAAGTAACACAAATATTGTACTGGCTATACTGCTCATGATGTTTATGTTATTTGCAGGTCCTACGAACTTCATTATGGATTATTTAACCACTACTTTTGGTTCGTATATCCGTGACCTGCCTTATATGAGTTTTAGACTGACTCCATTTGAGGACAGCACCTGGGTACAAAGCTGGACCATTTTCTACTGGGCATGGTGGATTTCTTGGGCTCCATTTGTTGGAACGTTTATTGCCCGTGTATCCAAAGGTAGAACTATTCGTGAATTTATATTAGGAGTACTGCTCGTACCGACTATTTTTGGTGCCATCTGGTTCTCAGTATTCGGCGGAGCTACTATCTCCCTGGAATTCTTTGATGGTGTTGACATCTATTCTGATGTGAATGATATGGGTACAGAAGTTGCTTTATTCTCCATGTTTGATCACGTACCTTTAGGCGGAATTATGTCCGTCATAGGCCTATTACTGATCAGTACTTTCTTTGTTACTTCTGCAGACTCTGCGACCTTTGTGCTTGGAATGCAGACGACAGGAGGCAGCCTTAACCCAAGAAACCAGGTTAAGTTTGTTTGGGGGATTATTCAGGCTGGTGCCGCATCTGTGCTTTTAT
This Halobacillus salinarum DNA region includes the following protein-coding sequences:
- a CDS encoding glycine betaine uptake BCCT transporter; translated protein: MQQVTRVFYISVVVAFLFIIWGIIPKDVLPTWNLSNVTTNIQGFLTDKFGWFYLLSATGFLVFAIYLIFSKYGKLKLGKPDDEPDYPYITWFAMLFSAGMGIGLVFWGAAEPLSHFHEPPIASQEPMSEAAAQSAMKYSFFHWGFHPWAIYAILALALAYFKFRKNAPGVISAALTPILGEKRVKGPIGTLVDFIAVFATIFGVATSLGLGALQISSGLAFTIPGLEDNFTLELIIIAVVTVLFMVSAMTGLDKGIKYLSNTNIVLAILLMMFMLFAGPTNFIMDYLTTTFGSYIRDLPYMSFRLTPFEDSTWVQSWTIFYWAWWISWAPFVGTFIARVSKGRTIREFILGVLLVPTIFGAIWFSVFGGATISLEFFDGVDIYSDVNDMGTEVALFSMFDHVPLGGIMSVIGLLLISTFFVTSADSATFVLGMQTTGGSLNPRNQVKFVWGIIQAGAASVLLWQGGLTALQTAAIIAAFPFTFIMILICFSLMKAFKEEAKVVDLKSKSK
- a CDS encoding FUSC family protein, with the translated sequence MIHSLRRFKLLGGRTLKTGISVFLTALICGFFNLPIIFAVITAIVTVEHTAADSLKKALVRFPASAIGALLATSFYGILGKGALTFALAAMVTIAVCHKLKLDAGILVATITATAMIPEFHEHYIVSFFTRLGTTSIGIVVSTLVNFFLLPPNYSPMIYKNINDLYNHAGVLLQRIISDTIAESKEKNRGIQRSYRQLTAHLERTYQLSQFQREEWKYHRHTKEEMRAFQFAQKKLGALQQIVYHLGNLQYVRVDHTDFNEQEKELLKLLTDYYVQVLQDPTHAICEGQFQRVEKLDELFWKWKEEHVEKQSKFRHQLPPQTILMYELLCFHDVLEELHSMSKSQHRMVEECYKPSAER
- a CDS encoding inositol monophosphatase family protein, whose amino-acid sequence is MDKQLRQELFEQAQEWMLEAGERIREKIDDPRSIETKSNPNDLVTEMDRNTEQFFAEKIKETYPDHLLFGEEGLGDEIEDLAGTVWIVDPIDGTMNFVHQKRNFAISVGIYVEGEGEIGFIYDVMDDILYSAKKGEGAKKNGKDLPQLNAERPLHESILAFNTTWLLPENPHVDHQGMQKLIKHLRSTRSYGSAALELAYVAEGIIDGYLTMSLMPWDIAAGIILIKEAGGTVARADGKDLDMLTKTTLLASRANIHEEIISEYVTLKK
- a CDS encoding UPF0223 family protein, which gives rise to MNYRYPIDETFWSKEEIVDVVNFYTLVEQAYEKSVKREELLLAYTRFKQIVPSKSEEKKLCNQFEKESGYSCYHTVKKARSSAQEEKIKMN
- a CDS encoding DUF5325 family protein, yielding MNKFQWDMAILALFAILSFTSVGFAIGQHIFWLAGSLFLLGFVFMGVGFKRKRRRQQT
- a CDS encoding YlaI family protein; translation: MRVKCVICDNIENIDSYCLQAKRLRNRRIHTYMCPDCHERIAEKTKQRLATGKFTFNRERKAEKHLL
- a CDS encoding polysaccharide deacetylase family protein, whose product is MKKWIGLIVLLLILGACSNAGGKGKETKTNEEPDTEVASNTNKDHEAEKADESKEANKDSEDQQAENKDSEKKTPEPEYQINENWFFKPIDDANPKVALLTFDDAPDEHAVQMAETLKKFNAPAIFFVNGHFINTPEGKEKLKKIHEMGFMIGNHTETHSSLPSLTKEEQKKEIVALNDKIEKIIGERPKFFRAPFGENTDYSKKLAAEENMLIMNWTYGYDWNKEYMDADKIADIMVNTPLLANGSNLLMHDRDWTAKALPRIIKGLRNKGYELLDPHLIKTP
- a CDS encoding GapA-binding peptide SR1P codes for the protein MGTIVCQDCQRVIEHYEDEKVSTLYSTCPSCNSDKE
- a CDS encoding YlaH-like family protein: MNDLPTIQVPTDLWPVADFFFRGLGNEVDLNNDHQVALLIRSFLLLYLTTVVLTAITFKLGFARKLPLLQTIVVYAVLVIGTFIITLVLGLNLPLPESLFIAACILGLYRIRLHKERQGRQESKET
- a CDS encoding NAD(P)H-dependent flavin oxidoreductase, with protein sequence MKWNTRVTELLNITYPIIQGGLAHLAYSELASAVSNAGGLGQITAMSMETPDQLKEEIKKVKNSTDRPFGVNFAIGQHGRPFEKMVETAIQEQVPVVSVTGGNPKPVLEMLKETDIKCLVLVAAKRQAKKAEELGADAVMVVGHEGGGHIGRDDIGTFVLTPQVAEAVSIPVIASGGIGDGKGLMAALALGAEGVEMGTRFIATEECIHAHGAYKQALIQADENSTSVIKRSLRAPARALKNTWTDKILELEKDEPGYDRLKNYISGKANQKYIYEGITEEGFAWAGQIAGRIHDIPSVEELLTRMIKEAEQIRHSWS
- a CDS encoding aminotransferase class I/II-fold pyridoxal phosphate-dependent enzyme translates to MNQNETPLFTGLKKHVEKQPVQFHIPGHKAGKGMDEEFRHFIGKNALSIDLINIEPLDDLHHPHGMIHQAQKLAAEAYGADYTFFSVQGTSGAIMTMIMSVCHPGDKIIVPRNVHKSITTAIIFSGATPVFIHPELDKKLGISHGITPKAVKKACEAHPDAKAVLVINPTYFGISADLKKIVTIAHSYSIPVLVDEAHGVHIHFHDRLPLSAMQAGADLAATSVHKLGGSLTQSSVLNLREGLVSHERVQAVLSMLTTTSTSYILLASLDTARRNLAINGRHLLEETLALADYARKKINQIPHLHCPGTDLLETEATYGFDPTKLIVSVRELGLTGYDVEVWLRENYSIEVELSDLYNILCLCTPGDRTKDIDLLIHALQQLAETKRTNYTLQPLKVTVPEIPLLSMSPREAFYSSTEVIDLRKAAGRISAEFVMVYPPGIPIFIPGEIITEDNITYIHENIEAGLPVQGPEDDTLETIQVIKEYRAFQ